A window of the Acanthochromis polyacanthus isolate Apoly-LR-REF ecotype Palm Island chromosome 10, KAUST_Apoly_ChrSc, whole genome shotgun sequence genome harbors these coding sequences:
- the hvcn1 gene encoding voltage-gated hydrogen channel 1 isoform X3, which yields MARYLRYFTTVGDEQPGQWEEEELHVASEELSPATGQFPTTLTFRDALKRLYTSERFQVLVVCLVILDAIFVLAELLIDLSVIKLEHGHVAPEVFHYLSLALLTFFMVELAGKLFAYRLEFFQHKFEVFDGLVVVVSFVLDIVFIFHEDAFDGMGLLILLRLWRVARIINGILVSVKTRADQRIHKLKESYDHLVERVTQLQERSDKLAQENQKLQELLKQHNIDF from the exons ATGGCTCGGTACCTGAGGTATTTCACCACCGTGGGTGACGAGCAGCCAGGCCAGTGGGAGGAAGAAGAGCTGCACGTGGCCAGCGAGGAGCTGAGTCCGGCCACGGGGCAGTTTCCAACGACGCTGACCTTCCGGGATGCCCTGAAGCGACTCTACACTTCTGAACGTTTCCAG GTGTTGGTGGTGTGTTTGGTCATCCTGGACGCCATCTTCGTCCTGGCCGAGCTGCTCATAGATCTTTCTGTCATTAAGCTGGAACACGGCCACGTCGCTCCAGAG GTGTTCCACTACCTGAGTCTGGCTCTCCTCACGTTCTTCATGGTGGAGCTGGCTGGAAAGCTGTTTGCCTACCGCCTGGAGTTCTTCCAGCACAAGTTCGAGGTGTTTGACGGTTTGGTGGTGGTCGTGTCCTTCGTCCTGGACATCGTCTTCATCTTCCACGAGGACGCCTTCGACGGGATGGGCCTCCTCATTCTGCTGCGACTCTGGAGGGTGGCCAGGATTATTAACG GCATCCTGGTGTCGGTAAAGACCCGAGCAGACCAGAGGATCCACAAGCTGAAGGAGAGCTACGACCACCTGGTGGAGAGAGTCACACAGCTGCAGGAGCGCAGCGATAAACTG
- the hvcn1 gene encoding voltage-gated hydrogen channel 1 isoform X1 yields MARYLRYFTTVGDEQPGQWEEEELHVASEELSPATGQFPTTLTFRDALKRLYTSERFQVLVVCLVILDAIFVLAELLIDLSVIKLEHGHVAPEVFHYLSLALLTFFMVELAGKLFAYRLEFFQHKFEVFDGLVVVVSFVLDIVFIFHEDAFDGMGLLILLRLWRVARIINGILVSVKTRADQRIHKLKESYDHLVERVTQLQERSDKLAQENQKLQELLKQHNIDF; encoded by the exons ATGGCTCGGTACCTGAGGTATTTCACCACCGTGGGTGACGAGCAGCCAGGCCAGTGGGAGGAAGAAGAGCTGCACGTGGCCAGCGAGGAGCTGAGTCCGGCCACGGGGCAGTTTCCAACGACGCTGACCTTCCGGGATGCCCTGAAGCGACTCTACACTTCTGAACGTTTCCAG GTGTTGGTGGTGTGTTTGGTCATCCTGGACGCCATCTTCGTCCTGGCCGAGCTGCTCATAGATCTTTCTGTCATTAAGCTGGAACACGGCCACGTCGCTCCAGAG GTGTTCCACTACCTGAGTCTGGCTCTCCTCACGTTCTTCATGGTGGAGCTGGCTGGAAAGCTGTTTGCCTACCGCCTGGAGTTCTTCCAGCACAAGTTCGAGGTGTTTGACGGTTTGGTGGTGGTCGTGTCCTTCGTCCTGGACATCGTCTTCATCTTCCACGAGGACGCCTTCGACGGGATGGGCCTCCTCATTCTGCTGCGACTCTGGAGGGTGGCCAGGATTATTAACG GCATCCTGGTGTCGGTAAAGACCCGAGCAGACCAGAGGATCCACAAGCTGAAGGAGAGCTACGACCACCTGGTGGAGAGAGTCACACAGCTGCAGGAGCGCAGCGATAAACTG gCCCAAGAGAACCAGAAGCTGCAGGAACTCCTGAAGCAGCACAACATAGACTTCTAA